In one Gossypium hirsutum isolate 1008001.06 chromosome D09, Gossypium_hirsutum_v2.1, whole genome shotgun sequence genomic region, the following are encoded:
- the LOC107926438 gene encoding probable prolyl 4-hydroxylase 4: protein MAASRSCTLRFMILFSIASFLYQSCYSFLSPPSSIINPSKVKQVSWKPRAFVYEGFLTDLECDHLISLAKSELKRSAVADNVSGKSKLSEVRTSSGMFISKAKDPIVAGIEDKISTWTFLPKENGEDIQVLRYEHGQKYDPHYDYFVDKVNIARGGHRTATVLMYLTNVTKGGETVFPEAEESSLHKTPAKDDLSDCAKKGISVKPRRGDALLFFSLHPNAIPDPSSLHAGCPVTEGEKWSATKWIHVDSFDKNLAAGDNCMDSNESCERWAVLGECSKNPEYMIGSPELPGYCRRSCKVC, encoded by the exons ATGGCAGCTTCGAGGAGTTGCACATTGCGATTCATGATATTGTTCTCAATCGCTTCATTCTTGTACCAGTCTTGCTATTCCTTCTTGTCTCCTCCAAGCTCCATTATCAATCCTTCCAAAGTCAAACAAGTTTCTTGGAAACCTAG AGCTTTTGTCTATGAAGGCTTCTTGACGGACCTCGAATGCGATCACTTGATATCTCTT GCGAAATCTGAGCTAAAGAGATCTGCGGTTGCTGATAATGTTAGTGGAAAAAGCAAGCTTAGCGAAGTCCGTACTAGCTCAGGGATGTTTATTTCTAAAGCAAAG GATCCTATTGTTGCTGGTATTGAGGACAAGATTTCAACATGGACATTTCTTCCCAAAG AAAATGGGGAAGACATACAAGTATTGAGATATGAGCATGGACAGAAATATGATCCGCATTATGATTACTTTGTTGACAAGGTGAACATTGCCAGGGGTGGACACCGCACGGCAACTGTCCTAATGTATCTTACAAATGTGACCAAAGGTGGTGAAACCGTGTTCCCTGAAGCAGAG GAATCATCACTTCACAAGACTCCTGCAAAAGACGATCTTTCGGACTGTGCAAAGAAAGGCATTTCAG TGAAACCGCGAAGAGGGGATGCCCTTCTCTTCTTCAGTCTCCACCCTAATGCTATCCCCGATCCAAGCAGTCTTCACGCCGGATGCCCAGTAACCGAAGGTGAGAAATGGTCAGCAACAAAGTGGATTCATGTTGACTCTTTTGACAAAAATTTGGCAGCTGGCGATAACTGCATGGATTCGAACGAAAGCTGCGAGAGATGGGCTGTTCTCGGCGAGTGTTCGAAGAACCCGGAATACATGATTGGATCTCCCGAGCTTCCTGGATACTGTAGAAGAAGTTGCAAAGTATGTTAA